One genomic region from Cydia amplana chromosome Z, ilCydAmpl1.1, whole genome shotgun sequence encodes:
- the LOC134660989 gene encoding diamine acetyltransferase 1-like yields the protein MADHSDSSEPESVEITIRLARPEDMKIVHEMIQELAVYEGVPDGPKLTVADLVEDGFNSEHPWFFVLLAEKGDVVLGSALCNRAYSSWSRRAFYIEDLFVRPAARRQGIGLMLMRELSRRAVLEGVNRIDWHVLKSNTSALAFYNRLGARDLRVTEGRTALRLDRDCIDALASGS from the exons ATGGCTGATCACTCTGATAGTTCTGAACCGGAATCGGTGGAAATAACAATCCGCCTAGCGCGTCCTGAAGACATGAAGATTGTCCATGAAATGATACAA GAATTGGCTGTATATGAAGGAGTTCCCGACGGTCCCAAACTAACAGTGGCgg ATCTGGTGGAAGATGGTTTCAACAGTGAACACCCCTGGTTCTTCGTGCTGTTGGCCGAGAAAGGCGACGTAGTGCTGGGGTCGGCGCTCTGCAACCGCGCGTATTCAAGCTGGTCTCGCCGCGCCTTTTACATCGAGGATCTGTTCGTGCGGCCAGCGGCGCGCCGCCAGGGCATCGGTCTTATGCTCATGCGGGAGCTTAGTCGG CGGGCGGTGCTCGAAGGCGTGAACCGTATAGACTGGCATGTGTTGAAGAGCAACACCAGCGCGTTGGCGTTCTACAACCGGCTGGGTGCACGCGATCTGCGCGTCACCGAGGGTCGCACGGCGCTGCGCCTGGACCGCGACTGCATCGACGCTCTCGCTTCAGGAAGCTAA